The Kiritimatiellia bacterium genome includes the window TCGGGCGCGCTGGACGAGCTGGCCCGGGCTGATGAGCAGGCTCGACGTCGATTTGGCTTTCCCCTCGTGATATGCCCTGTGGGACGTAGCGTGGAGACATTGCTGGAGATCGCTCGCGCCCGTGTGAGAAACCGAAAGGAGGAAGAGATCCGAGCCGCCTCAGAAGAGCTGCTGTCCTGGATGAAGATCCGCCTCGGCGCCCTGTTTCGCGAAGAGACCCTCGCAAATCCTTCCTCGAACAACGATTAGGATTCGTCGCCATGGCTTGTCCCATCACCGTGCGCCTGATTGATTCAACAGATGGCCGACCGGCTGCTGGAATCCACGTTGTCCTCCAGTTTTGGGAAGCGAATCGCGATTGGCGCACCGTCACCGAAACGCTAACCGGTGCGGATGGCGGCTCCGGCGCGTGGTTGCCCGATGACGCCGCGTTACCTGCAGGGACCTACCGCTTGATGGTCGATACAAGGGCCTATTTCCAGCGAAGGCGCGCGGTGGTCACGTTTCCCTTGGTTCCGGTGGTGTTCGACCATCGACTTCGGGATCCGCAGACACGGCTGTGCATCTTGCTTTCGCCGCACGGCTACACGGCGTATCGCGAATAATCGTCTCTTGATTCTTCAATCAGCTACTCTATTATTTACGCTGTGCAAGGGGCGATTCAGATCATTCTTGTTGTCTTCCTCGCGCTGCCAACGTCACTGTTTGCTCGCGTCTGTTTGAGTCCCGATTGTGAGACGGCCTGCTGCGTGCAAGAGGCGTCTAGCGCGGATGCTCACAATCCTCATGCCTCTTGTTGCATCGAGGTCCCGATGACAACGGATCGGACGGCGGCGCCCGTGCGAACTCACATCGAGACGGAATGCCCTGCACTGCGGGGAAGTATCCAAGACACGCAAATCCGAGCGTTCGAGCGGCCCCTCCCGCGTCAGACCGAATTTAGATCTTCGGATTCACTCCGTCGCCTCGCGACGCTTCGAATATTCCTCATTTAGACGTCGCCGGATCCTTCTTTCAGCCGGCTATTCGGCCGGATGTTCCGGTTTTTGATGTTCAACTGAGCCTTTTTGGCTTTTTGGCGAAAGGGGTCTCTCAATGGATCACCAGGTGGATTCAAACAAATCCTTTGATCGTTTGCAGGGGTTGCCGGCGGCGGATCGCAAGCGACGCCGAGCCGCCGGCCCGGTTTTGGTGCCTACTTTGCTGGTTATCGGTTTTTGCGCGCTCACGATTGCGGTGTTTGGCGACCGGTTACGGCCGCGGGTACCGG containing:
- a CDS encoding hydroxyisourate hydrolase codes for the protein MACPITVRLIDSTDGRPAAGIHVVLQFWEANRDWRTVTETLTGADGGSGAWLPDDAALPAGTYRLMVDTRAYFQRRRAVVTFPLVPVVFDHRLRDPQTRLCILLSPHGYTAYRE